The DNA segment CGCGTTTGGCTACCTGCTGGCCGTGTATCTGGTCACCGGGATCAACCACCTGGATGGCGTGGCCGACGTCGGCGACGCGCTGGTCGTCCACGGCGACAGCGAACGCCGTCGACGCGTCCTGAAAGACACCACGACCGGCGTCGGTGCTTTGCTGGCCGTCGGGGCCGTACTGATCGGGGTGGCACTGGCAGGATTTACCCTGTCGGGAGCCCCACTCCTCGTCGCCGTGGCTATCGTCCTCGCCGCCGAGGTGGGCGCAAAAACCGGACTGGCCCTGCTCGCCTGTGGCGGCCGGGCAGCCCACGAGGGCTTTGGAGCGCAATTCACGGCATCGCTGACACCAAAAAAAGTCGTCTTGCCGCTCGCGGTTGGCCTCCCGGTCATCGCCCTCTCGTGGCCGACGCCGGTTGCAGCCCTCACCTTCGTCGGCGCACTCACCGGCACGGCACTGACCTGGTGGTGGGCACGACGGCGACTGGGCGGCGTCACCGGCGACGTCTTCGGCGCGGCCAACGAAGTGAGTCGACTCCTCGGCCTGCATCTGGGGGTGATCGCGTGGACGTGCTGGTGATGTGTGGCGGCGAGGGAAGCCGACTCGAGGCCCACCTCGAGAAGCCACTGTTCGAAGTCGGCGGCCAGCCCATGATAGACCGGGTGCTGGACGCACTCGAGACCGACACACTCGAGACGGTGTTCGCCGCCGTCTCACCCAACGCTCCCGAAACCCGACGCCACCTCGAGCGCGTGGCCGACAGCCACGAGTTACCCGACTCTCTCGAGATCGTCGACACGCCCGGTTACGGCTACGTCACCGACCTCCAGTCCGTCCTCGAGCGACCGGGCGTATCGACACCGATCCTGACGGTGACGGCCGATTTGCCGTTGCTCGAGCCACCCGTCGTCGAACGAACCGTCGGTAGGTATCGGGCTGCAGTCGCCGGAAACACGGCGAAATCAGATTCGTCCGAAACGCCGTCGATGACCGTCTGTGTCCCCGTCAGCGTGAAACGGCGACTCGGCTTTTCCGTCGAGACGGTCGCACACGGCCAGCCACACCTCGCGCCGACCGGGGTCAACGTCGTCGGCAGCGAACACCGAACGATGACACACACCAGCTACGACCTACGACTCGCCAGTAACGTCAACAGACGAACGGACGCTCGAGCGACCGAACGGTTGCGTTCGGCACTGGAGGAAAACGAATGCGAGTAATTCTCGCCGCCGGCGCGACCGAAACCGGGTTGATCGACGGCATCAGTGCGGCCGGGGCGTCCCCAGCATTGCTCGGGCACACGCCCTCGGCCGACGCCGAAATTCTCGTCTACGGGCAGCCGACCGCCGCCCCCGTAACGCCCGTCAGCCCCACGGGCTGTCCGACGCCCGCGGCGATCACCCGTGCCGTCAGAGAGGTGCTGGGATTCGACGTGACCGTCCTCGACGCCGGACTGGCCGAACCGACCGCCGCGCCGACCGTCGACCTCGAGGCAGATCCCGGTACGGATATCCGCGAGCGCATTGCGGTCCCGGACGCCACCGACCTGTACGAACGAGCCTACGCCTTCGGTCAGGACCTGCCGGACGAACGCGTCCTGATCGGCGAAACGATTCCCGGCGGGACGACGACCGCGCTTGGCGTCATGCGAGCACTCGGCGAACCGCTCGAGGTCTCTTCATCGCTCCCCGAAAACCCGCTCGAGCGAAAACGGACGGTCGTCAACGAGGGACTCACCGCAAGCGGGCTCGCACCCGGCGACTGTGCCGGCTCTCCACTCGAGGCGATACGGGCGATGGGCGACCCCGTCCAGGCGGCCGTCGCCGGCGTGGCCGCCGGTGCGCTCGAGCGCGGCGTCCGTGTCACACTTGCTGGCGGCACCCAGCTGGTAGCCGTCGCCGCAGCGGTTCGACACGCCGGAATCGACGGCCCGCTCGAACTGGCGACCACGTCGTTCGTCACCGCCGACCCGGCCGTCGACCTCGAGAGCGCGAGTGAGAACCTGGACCTGATAGTGACCGTTACCGACCCCGAATTCGAGCGAAGTGGCCACGTCTCGATGGCACGGTACTGTGCCGGCGAGGCCAAAGAGGGCGTTGCCATGGGCGGCGCCCTCTCGCTCGTACCGGCCGGCGAGATGGCGACGGTTCGAGGGCGAATAGAAACCGTCTGTACCCGCCTCGGTATCGAAGACGAGAGGGAGCGTTCGGGCTCGAGTCTCGAGAACGAAACCGAAACGACGGCCGCGACCGTCGACGACGCGAGGTCGAGAGCGAATTCGAACCACCCGGAGGACCATGCATCCCGATAGCATCGCCGAAACGGGACGGGTTCCCCACGGCGGCGAACCGGACCGCTCACTTCTCGATTTCTCGGCCAACATCAACCCGCAAATTCCCGACGGAGTCGAAACCGTCTACGCCGACGCCCTCGAACGTGCCCGCCGGTATCCCGACGATACGTACCCAGTCTTTCGAGAAGCCGCAGCGGAGTACGTCGGCTGTACGCCCGACGCGGTGATTGCGACCCC comes from the Natronosalvus amylolyticus genome and includes:
- the cobS gene encoding adenosylcobinamide-GDP ribazoletransferase, which codes for MARRDGPIQRPLERGKTAIRGLRGAITFLTQLPVPRAGADASERDWNAFRTTPAAFPLVGWLVGGLTALVFVLGDGVPDATVAFGYLLAVYLVTGINHLDGVADVGDALVVHGDSERRRRVLKDTTTGVGALLAVGAVLIGVALAGFTLSGAPLLVAVAIVLAAEVGAKTGLALLACGGRAAHEGFGAQFTASLTPKKVVLPLAVGLPVIALSWPTPVAALTFVGALTGTALTWWWARRRLGGVTGDVFGAANEVSRLLGLHLGVIAWTCW
- a CDS encoding NTP transferase domain-containing protein; its protein translation is MCGGEGSRLEAHLEKPLFEVGGQPMIDRVLDALETDTLETVFAAVSPNAPETRRHLERVADSHELPDSLEIVDTPGYGYVTDLQSVLERPGVSTPILTVTADLPLLEPPVVERTVGRYRAAVAGNTAKSDSSETPSMTVCVPVSVKRRLGFSVETVAHGQPHLAPTGVNVVGSEHRTMTHTSYDLRLASNVNRRTDARATERLRSALEENECE
- the cobT gene encoding nicotinate mononucleotide-dependent phosphoribosyltransferase CobT, whose amino-acid sequence is MRVILAAGATETGLIDGISAAGASPALLGHTPSADAEILVYGQPTAAPVTPVSPTGCPTPAAITRAVREVLGFDVTVLDAGLAEPTAAPTVDLEADPGTDIRERIAVPDATDLYERAYAFGQDLPDERVLIGETIPGGTTTALGVMRALGEPLEVSSSLPENPLERKRTVVNEGLTASGLAPGDCAGSPLEAIRAMGDPVQAAVAGVAAGALERGVRVTLAGGTQLVAVAAAVRHAGIDGPLELATTSFVTADPAVDLESASENLDLIVTVTDPEFERSGHVSMARYCAGEAKEGVAMGGALSLVPAGEMATVRGRIETVCTRLGIEDERERSGSSLENETETTAATVDDARSRANSNHPEDHASR